In Ostrea edulis chromosome 6, xbOstEdul1.1, whole genome shotgun sequence, a single window of DNA contains:
- the LOC125648170 gene encoding probable cytosolic iron-sulfur protein assembly protein CIAO1 homolog — MAKIQELQTLSGHQDRVWCVAWNPTGTLLASSGGDKTIRIWGKEGDKWVCKSILAEGHQRTIRRVDWSPCGNYLASASFDATTNIWSRKEGEFECIASLEGHENEVKAVSWAPTGLLLATCSRDKSVWIWEVTEDEEYECASVISSHTQDVKYVVWHPTREMLASCSYDNTIKLFREEIDDWTCCNTLESHTSTVWKLSFDHTGHRMVSCSDDKTLKIWQEYLPGNPEGVDTTGKDSTWKCVCTVSGYHNRVIYDVDWSHTTGLIASACGDDYIRIFKEETPDKNQPSFSLVCSQNKAHSQDINSVSWNPKEAGLLASGSDDGDVKLWKVVFD, encoded by the exons ATGGCAAAAATACAAGAACTGCAGACATTATCTGGCCACCAGGACCGGGTTTGGTGCGTGGCATGGAATCCAACTGGAACACTGCTAGCTTCCAGTGGTGGAGACAAAACAATCCGGATCTGGGGAAAAGAGGGGGACAAATGG GTGTGTAAGAGCATCCTGGCAGAAGGCCACCAGAGAACTATCCGCCGAGTTGACTGGTCCCCATGCGGTAATTACTTAGCTAGTGCCAGTTTTGATGCCACCACTAACATTTGGAGCAGAAAAGAGGGAGAATTTGAGTGTATCGCATCCCTTGAAGGTCACGAGAATGAGGTCAAAGCCGTATCCTGGGCTCCGACTGGATTATTGCTGGCCACGTGTAGTAGAGATAAAAGTGTCTGGATATGGGAAG TAACGGAGGATGAAGAGTATGAGTGTGCTAGTGTCATCTCTAGCCACACCCAGGATGTTAAATATGTAGTGTGGCATCCAACCAGAGAGATGCTAGCATCCTGTAGCTATGACAACACAATCAAACTGTTCAGAGAGGAGATAGATGATTGGACATGCTGTAACACTTTGGAATCCCATACCTCCACTGTGTGGAAGTTGAGCTTTGACCACACAGGTCACAGGATGGTTTCATGTAGTGatgataaaacattgaaaatttggCAGGAGTATTTACCAGGAAATCCGGAGGGGGTAGATACTACAGGCAAAGACTCGACATGGAAGTGTGTGTGTACAGTGTCAGGCTATCATAACAGAGTAATATACGATGTAGATTGGAGTCACACAACTGGTTTAATTGCCTCAGCATGTGGTGATGACTACATCAGAATATTTAAAGAAGAGACACCTGATAAAAACCAGCCATCCTTTAGTCTGGTCTGTAGCCAGAACAAAGCCCATTCACAGGACATAAACTCTGTATCATGGAATCCAAAAGAAGCAGGTCTACTGGCTTCAGGCAGTGATGATGGCGATGTTAAGCTATGGAAAGTGGTGTTTGATTAA